One Ovis aries strain OAR_USU_Benz2616 breed Rambouillet chromosome 4, ARS-UI_Ramb_v3.0, whole genome shotgun sequence DNA window includes the following coding sequences:
- the CCDC71L gene encoding coiled-coil domain-containing protein 71L, with protein MRRSVKRRRRRPPAAPAAAARGGGFRLGGGAGLEAREEKVVYSRSQLSLADSTKALGDAFKLFMPRSTEFMSSDAELWSFLCSLKHQFSPHILRSKDVYGYSSCRALVPEPPGGPAARGPTRRPAPSAAARRRRRGARAPAARRRKLPPPPPPVPEESCPVKPADPEPCFGGRTLEEIWRAATPTLTTFPTIRVGGDVWSERSLAAARRRARQILRVNLEPVVRLRRFPVPRA; from the coding sequence ATGCGGCGCAGCGTGAAGAGGCGGCGGCGCCGGCCCCCGGCGGCCCCGGCCGCGGCCGCCCGGGGCGGCGGCTTtaggctgggaggaggggccgGTCTGGAGGCgcgggaggagaaggtggtgtACTCGCGGTCGCAACTGTCGCTGGCCGACAGCACCAAGGCACTGGGCGACGCCTTCAAGCTGTTCATGCCCCGCAGCACGGAGTTCATGAGCTCGGACGCGGAGCTCTGGAGCTTCCTCTGCAGCCTCAAGCACCAGTTCTCCCCGCACATCCTGCGCAGCAAGGACGTCTACGGCTACTCCTCTTGCCGGGCACTCGTCCCCGAGCCCCCGGGGGGCCCCGCCGCCCGCGGCCCGACGCGCAGGCCTGCCCCGAgcgcggcggccaggaggaggcGCCGCGGAGCCCGGGCGCCAGCCGCTCGCCGGAGGAAGctgccgccgcccccgccgccggtCCCCGAGGAGAGCTGCCCGGTCAAGCCCGCGGACCCGGAACCCTGCTTCGGGGGCCGCACCCTGGAGGAGATCTGGAGGGCGGCCACCCCGACGCTGACCACCTTCCCCACCATCCGCGTCGGCGGCGACGTGTGGAGCGAGCGCAGCCTGGCGGCGGCACGGCGTAGAGCGCGCCAAATCCTGCGAGTGAACCTGGAACCCGTGGTGAGGCTCCGCCGCTTCCCGGTGCCCCGGGCATGA